A single region of the Panthera tigris isolate Pti1 chromosome B1, P.tigris_Pti1_mat1.1, whole genome shotgun sequence genome encodes:
- the FGF17 gene encoding fibroblast growth factor 17 isoform X2, whose amino-acid sequence MTDQLSRRQIREYQLYSRTSGKHVQVTGRRISATAEDGNKFAKLIVETDTFGSRVRIKGAESEKYICMNKRGKLIGKPSGKSKDCVFTEIVLENNYTAFQNARHEGWFMAFTRQGRPRQASRSRQNQREAHFIKRLYQGQLPFPNHAERQKQFEFVGSAPTRRTKRTRRPQPLT is encoded by the exons ATGACTGACCAGCTGAGCAGGCGGCAGATCCGTGAGTACCAGCTCTACAGCCGGACCAGTGGCAAGCACGTGCAGGTCACCGGGCGTCGCATCTCTGCCACCGCGGAGGACGGCAACAAGTTTG CCAAACTCATAGTGGAGACAGACACATTTGGAAGCCGTGTGCGCATCAAGGGTGCTGAGAGCGAGAAATACATCTGTATGAACAAGAGGGGCAAGCTCATCGGAAAG CCCAGTGGGAAGAGCAAAGACTGCGTGTTCACAGAGATCGTGCTGGAGAACAACTACACGGCCTTCCAGAATGCCCGGCACGAGGGCTGGTTCATGGCCTTCACCAGGCAGGGTCGGCCCCGCCAGGCTTCCCGCAGCCGCCAGAACCAGCGAGAGGCTCACTTCATCAAGCGCCTCTACCAGGGCCAGTTGCCCTTCCCCAACCACGCTGAAAGGCAGAAGCAGTTTGAGTTTGTGGGCTCAGCCCCCACCCGCCGGACCAAGCGTACTCGGAGGCCACAGCCCCTGACGTAG
- the FGF17 gene encoding fibroblast growth factor 17 isoform X1 → MLAGSGDQTARMRPWLLWDSTPGDCPYLLLSLGAGGQPPQEISPAMGATRLLPNLTLCLQLLILCCQTQGENHPSPNFNQYVRDQGAMTDQLSRRQIREYQLYSRTSGKHVQVTGRRISATAEDGNKFAKLIVETDTFGSRVRIKGAESEKYICMNKRGKLIGKPSGKSKDCVFTEIVLENNYTAFQNARHEGWFMAFTRQGRPRQASRSRQNQREAHFIKRLYQGQLPFPNHAERQKQFEFVGSAPTRRTKRTRRPQPLT, encoded by the exons ATGCTGGCAGGCAGTGGGGATCAAACAGCAAGGATG AGACCTTGGCTTCTCTGGGACTCTACCCCTGGGGACTGCCCATATCTGCTCCTGAgtttgggggcaggagggcaACCGCCCCAAGAAATCTCTCCGGCGATGGGAGCCACCCGCCTGCTGCCCAACCTCACTCT GTGCTTGCAGCTACTGATTCTCTGCTGTCAAACTCAG GGGGAGAATCACCCGTCTCCTAATTTTAACCAGTACGTGAGGGACCAGGGTGCCATGACTGACCAGCTGAGCAGGCGGCAGATCCGTGAGTACCAGCTCTACAGCCGGACCAGTGGCAAGCACGTGCAGGTCACCGGGCGTCGCATCTCTGCCACCGCGGAGGACGGCAACAAGTTTG CCAAACTCATAGTGGAGACAGACACATTTGGAAGCCGTGTGCGCATCAAGGGTGCTGAGAGCGAGAAATACATCTGTATGAACAAGAGGGGCAAGCTCATCGGAAAG CCCAGTGGGAAGAGCAAAGACTGCGTGTTCACAGAGATCGTGCTGGAGAACAACTACACGGCCTTCCAGAATGCCCGGCACGAGGGCTGGTTCATGGCCTTCACCAGGCAGGGTCGGCCCCGCCAGGCTTCCCGCAGCCGCCAGAACCAGCGAGAGGCTCACTTCATCAAGCGCCTCTACCAGGGCCAGTTGCCCTTCCCCAACCACGCTGAAAGGCAGAAGCAGTTTGAGTTTGTGGGCTCAGCCCCCACCCGCCGGACCAAGCGTACTCGGAGGCCACAGCCCCTGACGTAG